The Pseudarthrobacter sulfonivorans genome includes a window with the following:
- a CDS encoding DUF4011 domain-containing protein, with protein MVGNRRRWGNTMRHSNREYVGRALDTLTASLGSYIESVLVPLAPGVAWPKILEHKDANAGRTANNYSAQDLSVQLRTMTEALGSLGYPFNLAHDARSYTSELRQTRNLWAHNEDFDDADTYRALDTAGRLAKHLELTGAAQDLGALLDEFKTRGEVVVVLEAPEANVGSEVDQPIGQPDADNHKLLQHAVSVEITAAESLSYAMVHNGFKFVRQIRITNPGVEIRGAVVRVEVHSSAGKISEDFQQYVDLAAGQAMVLDDVDVHVSATTMYELNDKQPGRVLVTIESAVAGAQAAEIGRAEVSLQLLPAQLWIAGKGLVSYEFLAAFVQPHHPAIAELVSEAADALGKATGRSSLDGYTEGAERVDEIVFALAQAASNRDIRYSMPPTSWGVEGQQVRTPAQVLEGRLGTCLDTTVVMAAALEFCGIAPLLWLVDGHAFLGYWREEMTLPTAASEDALELVSLVQRGFIGLAETTLLTGSQPITPASLRSGPESEYIETGHEKIQAVTDVRRARSDGIYPLPARTNNETGSPVVTNYVPEAKAAPVAPEKHGRGAAPGRSTSSIPPRVTQWKNALLDLSLRNRLINFTDTARFPLAVPSSWMGRFEDLVNNGTPISLLPSNQLSAIHQERGIRFGRDLPQDELISLLSSKKAVFAEVTEDAYNAKMRGLAYKAKTQLEETGANNLYLALGSLLWELDGRTLRSPLVLVPVNLTSAGRQGLYRVTLDETGQSTPNYCLLEKLSQAHGLKVPGLAEPAEDGSGIDLDAAFHAVREAVSAKGLAFRVENTADLSMLQFAKFRLWKDLDESWDEFGKNRLVDHLISSPTELFQDPVKAAEEPDLDALAATCPIPADSSQLQAVASAVAGQTFVLEGPPGTGKSQTITNLLTRAIVEGKRVLFVAEKRAALDVVQKRLEEVGMGPFSLDLHDKGSKPAMVRAQIKHALELSLSSDQQRLDTASTDLAAARRGLVRYASHLHEENGAQLSLYSARTKALTFDPTDPVLPLSTEFTSTATDTVLEPVRALLRELPEFTDRARPAKNHPWRFIVTAPDEVETLRITGAGRRIDAALDAVRSVDELPAVVASATSSAELRVLAALLEDRSVPVGTLDDVRSGQWSAGAQHLENLVAAFAAVNHPGLDKVRPEAMDLPLPEILGHAEQAAASGFFGRKKRLLAVAAELDAVMHPGAEIRPKDLVPLLRNLANTQHQIRGLQTEAHGIPGVAVPEGWNPLTEPAKEALNRRLGWLRWAAQAVQPSAGNEAPFQARLRAFLETGRPVHENVIAWLYELAASWDALTEIPAVDAAELHRWTGTTPFLEVWASTRAARALDATGSRSLERWLELLRHVEPLRSRGLPDVRSSILDGELEADDAATAFERGLAESSLEERKLATGLQDFDASSHERTIDRFTTRATLVRDLLKRNLAAGVVNSRRVSSSSTSGRMGELQRQLTRQRGGLTVRKLMESYADLITQIMPCTLVSPDSVARFFPARSDLFDIVVFDEASQIRVADAVGAMGRGASVVVVGDSKQMPPTSFAESSSDSLDDVESEITAVEDMESILSECVEARVPRQWLSWHYRSQDESLIAFSNQQYYDSKLSSFPGPSHGAPNPGLHGHGVNFVRVNGQFHRSGPSKVLRTNPVEAAAVVKEVRKHFNGASDSPSVGVVTFNLQQRALIEGLLRDTDDARIIKALDDDPEGLFVKNLENVQGDERDVILFSTGFSKNDKGYLPLNFGPLNRAGGERRLNVAVTRARRQVIVFSSFSPSELRAEETSSVGIKHLRSYLDLAEQGTGALPYDGRRSPAVDLHREEIADALRDRGFVVATDVGLSDFKVDISLATQDAPGSPLMAVLLDSPAWAARRTAGDRDGLPGDVLTRMMRWPAVERVWLPAWISDKDAVLDKLEVAFTKAAESSSSNAFELESDRDEALTAEEVPDVPVPSQSERALQDYIAASGGLLLKAHEGHRKPDDIAAELTRAGYKPWVVLNFGTIDVLDNLKSRRSVAAVREAMQSIVEAEGPIHVERLAKLTCAAFNLNKVNAQRMNSVLQLLDRSAHQRDADGFVWDATIDRTAWEEFRPNGPDMARKPEHISVVEIRNAMVEIVRLSGGISVDELHRDTIRGFGGKRLTAGVTARLNEGLQYGVDTERLELRGELVHLAG; from the coding sequence ATGGTCGGCAATCGCCGAAGATGGGGGAACACAATGAGGCATTCCAACCGTGAGTACGTCGGCCGTGCTCTGGACACCTTGACGGCCAGTCTGGGCTCATATATTGAGTCCGTCTTGGTACCACTGGCGCCGGGCGTGGCCTGGCCAAAGATTCTGGAGCACAAGGATGCCAACGCGGGTAGAACTGCGAATAATTACTCAGCCCAGGATTTGAGCGTCCAGCTCCGGACGATGACAGAGGCTTTGGGATCGCTCGGTTATCCATTCAATCTCGCCCACGACGCGCGCAGCTACACATCCGAGCTCCGCCAGACCCGTAATCTCTGGGCCCATAACGAGGACTTCGATGATGCAGACACGTATCGCGCGCTGGATACCGCTGGGCGGCTAGCCAAGCACTTGGAACTAACTGGGGCGGCTCAAGACCTTGGCGCTCTCCTCGACGAATTCAAGACGCGTGGAGAAGTCGTCGTAGTCCTCGAAGCCCCAGAGGCGAACGTTGGAAGCGAAGTAGATCAGCCCATCGGCCAACCCGACGCAGACAACCACAAGCTCCTGCAGCATGCCGTCAGCGTCGAGATCACGGCGGCGGAGTCTCTGAGCTACGCCATGGTGCACAACGGCTTCAAGTTCGTGCGGCAGATCAGGATCACCAACCCGGGTGTTGAGATCCGCGGTGCCGTCGTCCGCGTCGAGGTTCATTCCAGCGCGGGCAAGATTTCAGAAGACTTCCAGCAGTACGTCGATCTTGCTGCGGGCCAGGCGATGGTCCTGGACGATGTCGATGTGCACGTGTCTGCCACGACCATGTATGAGCTCAACGACAAGCAGCCAGGGCGCGTCCTGGTAACGATCGAGTCAGCAGTCGCCGGAGCGCAGGCCGCCGAAATCGGCAGGGCCGAAGTGAGTCTGCAGCTCCTCCCTGCCCAGCTCTGGATCGCAGGCAAAGGACTCGTCTCCTACGAATTCCTGGCAGCTTTCGTCCAGCCACACCATCCTGCCATTGCTGAGCTTGTCTCCGAAGCAGCCGATGCCCTGGGAAAAGCCACAGGCCGGAGCAGCTTGGACGGCTACACAGAAGGTGCAGAGCGCGTGGACGAAATCGTCTTCGCTCTGGCCCAGGCAGCGAGCAACCGCGATATCCGATACAGCATGCCACCCACAAGCTGGGGCGTGGAGGGCCAACAGGTCCGTACACCGGCCCAGGTTCTTGAGGGACGCTTGGGTACTTGCCTCGACACCACTGTGGTGATGGCGGCAGCGCTGGAGTTCTGCGGAATCGCGCCGCTCTTGTGGCTGGTGGACGGTCACGCGTTCCTCGGATACTGGCGCGAAGAAATGACTCTGCCGACGGCCGCGTCGGAGGACGCCCTCGAACTCGTGAGTCTCGTCCAACGAGGCTTCATTGGCTTGGCCGAGACCACCCTGCTCACCGGAAGTCAGCCGATCACACCGGCCTCATTGAGGAGCGGCCCCGAATCCGAGTACATCGAAACGGGTCATGAGAAGATCCAAGCCGTCACCGATGTCCGGCGGGCGCGGTCGGACGGCATCTACCCACTGCCGGCTCGGACAAACAACGAGACCGGATCGCCCGTAGTCACCAACTACGTCCCGGAAGCCAAAGCGGCACCAGTAGCACCCGAAAAACACGGCCGGGGAGCGGCGCCCGGCCGGTCGACGTCGAGCATTCCGCCCCGGGTAACCCAGTGGAAGAACGCACTCCTGGATCTCAGCCTCCGCAACCGGCTGATCAACTTCACGGACACAGCCCGATTCCCGCTCGCAGTTCCCAGCTCGTGGATGGGCCGGTTTGAGGATCTCGTAAACAACGGCACTCCCATCAGCCTTCTTCCGTCAAACCAGCTGAGCGCCATTCACCAGGAACGGGGTATCCGGTTCGGCAGGGATCTCCCTCAGGACGAGCTGATAAGCCTTCTGAGTTCGAAGAAGGCCGTGTTTGCCGAGGTGACTGAGGACGCCTACAACGCCAAGATGCGGGGCCTGGCGTACAAAGCCAAAACCCAGCTGGAGGAGACCGGCGCCAACAACCTTTACCTGGCCTTGGGAAGCCTTCTCTGGGAACTCGATGGCCGCACCCTGCGCTCGCCGCTGGTGCTGGTACCCGTGAACCTGACCTCGGCCGGCAGGCAGGGCCTCTATCGGGTCACCCTTGACGAGACGGGTCAGTCAACGCCGAATTACTGCCTGCTGGAGAAGCTGTCCCAAGCGCATGGGCTCAAGGTTCCCGGGCTGGCCGAACCGGCAGAAGACGGCTCCGGTATTGACCTCGACGCCGCTTTCCACGCCGTCAGGGAAGCCGTCTCCGCCAAGGGCCTCGCTTTCCGGGTGGAGAACACGGCTGACCTGTCCATGCTGCAGTTCGCAAAGTTCCGGCTCTGGAAAGACCTGGACGAGAGCTGGGACGAGTTCGGGAAGAACCGCCTCGTGGACCACCTCATCAGCAGCCCTACCGAGCTCTTCCAGGATCCCGTGAAAGCAGCTGAGGAGCCTGACCTCGACGCGCTCGCCGCGACATGCCCGATTCCCGCGGACTCATCCCAGCTGCAGGCCGTCGCCTCCGCCGTCGCCGGCCAGACGTTCGTGCTCGAAGGACCTCCTGGGACAGGCAAGTCCCAGACCATCACCAACCTGCTGACGCGGGCCATCGTCGAAGGCAAACGGGTCCTCTTCGTTGCAGAAAAACGGGCCGCCCTGGATGTCGTCCAGAAGCGCCTCGAAGAGGTGGGCATGGGTCCCTTCTCCCTTGACTTGCATGACAAGGGAAGCAAACCGGCCATGGTACGCGCCCAGATCAAGCATGCGTTGGAACTTAGCCTCAGTTCGGATCAGCAGCGGCTAGATACTGCCTCCACCGATCTTGCTGCTGCACGCAGGGGACTCGTTCGCTACGCAAGCCACCTCCATGAGGAAAACGGCGCCCAACTGTCGCTGTACAGCGCCCGTACCAAGGCACTGACATTCGATCCAACCGACCCGGTGCTCCCGCTGAGTACGGAGTTCACCTCCACCGCTACTGACACGGTCCTCGAACCGGTTCGTGCGCTGCTCCGTGAGCTACCTGAATTCACCGACCGCGCTCGGCCAGCGAAGAACCATCCGTGGCGCTTCATCGTGACTGCACCCGATGAAGTTGAGACCCTACGGATTACGGGCGCGGGGCGCCGTATTGATGCAGCCCTCGATGCCGTCCGCTCAGTTGATGAACTTCCTGCAGTTGTGGCGTCGGCGACGTCCTCCGCCGAGCTTCGCGTTCTTGCTGCCCTGCTTGAAGACCGCAGCGTCCCGGTGGGAACCCTAGACGACGTTAGGTCCGGTCAGTGGTCAGCGGGGGCGCAGCACCTTGAAAACTTGGTGGCAGCGTTCGCCGCTGTGAATCATCCAGGATTGGACAAAGTTCGGCCGGAAGCCATGGACTTGCCGCTTCCGGAGATTCTCGGACACGCGGAGCAGGCGGCGGCCAGCGGCTTCTTCGGGCGCAAGAAGAGGCTGCTTGCGGTGGCCGCCGAGCTCGACGCCGTCATGCACCCGGGTGCCGAGATCCGGCCCAAGGACCTTGTACCGCTGCTGCGGAATCTCGCAAATACTCAGCATCAGATCCGTGGTCTCCAAACCGAGGCTCATGGCATCCCTGGTGTGGCTGTCCCGGAGGGCTGGAACCCTCTGACTGAGCCTGCCAAGGAGGCTCTCAACCGCAGGCTCGGCTGGCTGCGGTGGGCGGCGCAGGCTGTCCAGCCAAGCGCCGGCAATGAGGCTCCCTTTCAGGCCCGACTGCGTGCGTTCCTCGAAACCGGCCGACCCGTGCATGAAAACGTGATCGCGTGGCTGTACGAGCTGGCCGCTTCGTGGGATGCCCTTACGGAGATTCCTGCCGTTGACGCCGCTGAGCTGCACCGGTGGACAGGAACCACTCCATTCTTGGAAGTCTGGGCCAGTACTCGTGCCGCCCGTGCCCTCGATGCCACAGGATCCCGCAGCCTGGAGCGTTGGCTTGAGCTGCTGCGCCACGTGGAGCCGCTGCGCTCCAGGGGCCTCCCGGACGTCCGGTCGTCGATACTAGATGGCGAACTCGAAGCCGACGATGCGGCAACGGCCTTTGAGCGCGGACTCGCCGAGAGCTCTCTCGAAGAACGGAAGCTGGCAACCGGACTGCAGGATTTCGACGCCAGTTCCCACGAGCGCACTATCGACCGCTTCACGACCCGAGCCACGCTGGTACGGGACCTCCTGAAGCGCAACCTGGCAGCCGGCGTCGTAAATTCCCGGCGCGTCTCCTCGTCCTCGACCTCAGGCCGCATGGGGGAGCTGCAGCGCCAGTTGACCAGGCAACGCGGTGGCCTCACCGTCCGCAAGCTGATGGAGAGCTATGCCGACCTGATCACACAGATCATGCCTTGCACGCTCGTGAGCCCTGATTCGGTGGCGCGGTTCTTCCCGGCCCGATCGGATCTCTTCGACATCGTGGTGTTTGACGAGGCCTCACAGATCCGTGTGGCAGATGCTGTGGGTGCCATGGGGCGCGGCGCGTCAGTGGTAGTGGTCGGCGACAGCAAGCAGATGCCGCCTACGTCGTTTGCTGAATCGTCCAGCGATTCCTTGGACGATGTGGAGAGCGAGATCACCGCCGTCGAGGACATGGAGTCGATTCTCTCGGAGTGTGTCGAGGCGCGGGTGCCCCGGCAGTGGCTTTCCTGGCACTATCGCAGCCAGGATGAATCCCTGATCGCGTTCAGTAATCAGCAGTACTACGACAGCAAGCTCTCCTCATTCCCTGGCCCGTCGCATGGGGCTCCCAACCCGGGCCTCCATGGTCACGGCGTGAACTTCGTGCGGGTCAACGGCCAGTTCCATCGCTCGGGTCCCTCCAAAGTGCTTCGGACTAACCCTGTGGAGGCGGCCGCCGTCGTGAAGGAGGTCCGCAAGCACTTCAACGGCGCCAGTGACTCGCCGTCGGTTGGCGTAGTCACGTTCAACTTGCAGCAGCGGGCGTTGATTGAGGGCCTGCTCCGAGATACCGACGACGCACGAATTATTAAAGCCCTCGATGACGACCCCGAAGGACTGTTCGTCAAAAACCTGGAAAACGTCCAAGGTGACGAACGCGACGTCATCCTCTTCTCGACGGGCTTCAGCAAGAACGACAAAGGCTACCTGCCGCTGAACTTTGGACCGCTGAACCGGGCCGGGGGAGAGCGGCGGCTCAACGTTGCCGTGACACGTGCACGCCGGCAGGTGATTGTGTTCTCCAGCTTCAGCCCTTCCGAGCTGCGGGCCGAGGAAACTAGTTCAGTGGGCATCAAGCACCTACGCTCCTATCTTGATCTGGCCGAGCAGGGGACGGGCGCTTTGCCCTATGACGGACGCCGGAGCCCTGCGGTGGACCTTCACCGGGAAGAGATCGCGGACGCACTAAGGGACCGCGGCTTTGTGGTTGCCACTGACGTGGGATTGTCCGACTTCAAGGTGGACATCAGTCTGGCCACGCAGGACGCGCCTGGCAGCCCACTGATGGCTGTGCTTCTAGACAGCCCTGCGTGGGCCGCACGGCGAACGGCCGGAGACCGGGATGGCCTGCCCGGCGATGTCCTGACCCGTATGATGCGCTGGCCGGCTGTTGAGCGGGTTTGGCTGCCGGCGTGGATCAGCGACAAGGACGCGGTGCTGGACAAGCTGGAGGTTGCGTTCACGAAGGCAGCCGAGTCCTCCTCCAGCAACGCATTCGAACTTGAATCTGATAGGGACGAAGCACTTACGGCTGAAGAGGTTCCGGATGTCCCGGTTCCGTCGCAGTCTGAAAGAGCTCTGCAGGACTACATTGCCGCTAGCGGTGGACTGCTTCTGAAGGCGCACGAGGGGCACCGGAAGCCGGATGATATCGCTGCGGAACTTACGCGTGCAGGCTACAAGCCCTGGGTCGTATTGAACTTCGGAACGATAGACGTGTTGGACAATTTGAAGTCTCGAAGGTCGGTCGCAGCCGTCCGCGAAGCCATGCAGTCAATTGTCGAGGCCGAGGGGCCGATCCATGTTGAACGTCTCGCGAAGCTGACATGCGCCGCGTTCAATCTCAACAAGGTGAACGCGCAGCGGATGAACTCGGTACTGCAACTGCTTGACCGGAGCGCGCATCAACGGGACGCAGACGGGTTCGTCTGGGACGCGACAATCGACAGAACTGCGTGGGAAGAATTCCGGCCCAATGGGCCTGACATGGCTCGCAAGCCCGAGCACATAAGCGTTGTTGAGATCCGCAATGCCATGGTCGAAATTGTCCGGCTCTCCGGCGGCATCTCCGTCGACGAACTCCACCGTGACACGATCCGCGGCTTCGGAGGCAAGCGGCTGACGGCGGGCGTCACTGCTCGGCTGAACGAAGGCCTGCAGTATGGAGTGGACACAGAACGCCTTGAATTGCGTGGCGAGTTGGTGCACCTTGCTGGGTAG